The Dermochelys coriacea isolate rDerCor1 chromosome 7, rDerCor1.pri.v4, whole genome shotgun sequence genome window below encodes:
- the LOC119859004 gene encoding pancreas transcription factor 1 subunit alpha-like: MKVRGPAEPVRAGGRCPSSGFSALQPCPCKARVQREEAAAEGRGFQGNARDFQPAGASRWTVTDGRFPQGSASLNPGGLALVRTTAWGAPPGLQRKSALAGWGYDPLAGAWSRRRRRLAANARERRRMLALNVAFDRLRSVIPALRNEKKLSKAETLQMAKIYISMLSELLQRGDGAGGPRGAGETLALQKGGSTQRSETDAPPSTEKYSPMLPPAKNSPRALNSRRSAAAQPRATRS, from the coding sequence ATGAAAGTCCGCGGCCCTGCGGAGCCGGTAAGGGCGGGTGGCCGCTGTCCCAGCTCCGGTTTCTCAGcgctgcagccctgcccctgcaaaGCCCGGGTGCAaagggaggaggcggcggcggagGGGAGAGGTTTCCAGGGAAACGCAAGGGATTTCCAGCCCGCCGGTGCTTCACGCTGGACGGTGACCGATGGCCGATTTCCCCAGGGATCCGCGAGCCTGAATCCCGGGGGACTGGCGCTAGTGCGCACCACAGCCTGGGGGGCCCCGCCTGGGCTCCAGAGGAAGAGCGCGCTGGCGGGCTGGGGATACGATCCTTTAGCGGGGGCATGGAGCAGACGGCGCCGGCGGCTGGCAGCCAATGCCCGGGAAAGGAGGCGGATGCTGGCTTTGAACGTGGCCTTTGATCGTCTGCGGAGCGTCATCCCGGCGCTGCGTAACGAAAAGAAACTGTCCAAAGCGGAGACGCTGCAGATGGCCAAGATCTACATTTCCATGCTGAGCGAGCTGCTGCAGAGGGGAGACGGCGCGGGCGGCCCGCGGGGCGCGGGGGAGACGCTGGCCCTGCAGAAGGGGGGAAGCACCCAGCGCTCGGAGACGGATGCGCCCCCATCCACCGAGAAATACAGCCCTATGCTTCCACCAGCCAAGAACTCACCCCGGGCGCTTAATTCACGCCGGAGTGCTGCCGCGCAGCCGAGAGCCACACGGTCCTGA